TCTAAGATGGGTCGAATGTTTGAATCAGTCGAGAAATGTGGAAGGAGGAGCTAAATATATAAAATCTCTCTGTAATATTGGAATTTTACAGTAGAAATACAGGAATTTGGAGATTAGGAAACCAGCGGTACCACCACTAACGAGGGACCAGACTTAACAGTTTTTCGAAAACCAGCCATGCTCAAAATGTTTTCGTTTTGAGTTCTGACAAATTTTAGTTCCAAGCAATTGACAGTACCAGCGAACTTCACATCATGAAGCAGCTTGCCAGATACTGACCAGTTCGTCAAAAAAAGGCTTAGTTGGAGGTTACAGTTGAAATAAGACAGTTACAAATTGTGTATTTACACAAACCACGTTAACTTTGTCTTAAAAAAGTTTGCCGACCTAACCTCGCAGAATGCAAAACACCACGGACAGGGGAACTAGACTAGCGTCGATGTTGCTGTACTACAACGCTTTAAGAAACAGATATTGGAACACAAACGGTGCGTCAGACAGACAGAAAACATGGTCATACGATatagtctttatcctctgccccccaaaaaaatcttattttacAGCAACTTATTGAGTGGTTGAGTTGCCATCTTTACAAatacatgcatgtatgtatgttttacTGCCACCTGGTGGGAAAGACACACACCAGGAGTCAAAATTATGATATCCCAGCTTTTACATTTTTAGCATTCtattttattattccaaggctacaacactcctgcgacccttgtgaggataagcttggaaaatggatggatggatggatgtttctccATGAAGTACAAGACCATATTGGGTTATTAAACCAACATGCTGAACTCAAAACACGAGTCAATTCAAAACCCCAACAATGTTCCGAGAATGATCTGAAAAgtttaaagttgaaaaaaaaaaaaaaataataatacaaccaCACATTTCAACTAAATGTTTAACCTCCATATAAGTGATTGCAGAGTACATTTGCACTGAGGGGGACGAGGGGGGGTCATCGTCAGGTTGTTTAGCTTTTGTTTACAGGACTGAAATTAGGCTCACTAGGGAGCAGACGGCGCCCCCAGTCAGGGGCTTGTGGGAGCAGGTATTCCATTAAATGAAATTCAATTAGCCTTCCGTTCCCAAGCAATCCTGGTGATGGTGAGACAGCTGTCGCACAAAAGCGACGCAGACGACACGCGTTAAGATACGCCAGCGTCGGAGCATGCGCCCGGAGTTGTTTACCTTTGGGGTCCAACTCCACGTGGATGATGTTTCCCATCACGGACGTGTTGTGCAGCATCTGCACGGCCACCTTGGCGGCTTTGACGCTCTCGAAGACCACCTTGGCGATGCCCAGGTGCTTCTTGTTCTTGGGGTTGTAAAGGATCTCCACCTCCTCGATGTCGCCAAACTTTTTGCACATGTCCGTCAGGAAGCCTTCGCGGATGTTGTCGTTCAAGCGGGCAAAAGTCACCTCCTTTGGCGGCACGGGCCCAATGTAATACTCGTCGATCTTGGGTTGGGGAAGCGGTTGGAGAGAGAGAATTTGATTTGGCATGCCATGCAACTCAAaaaacttatatatatatattttttaaagctcACATGTACAGCGTTATTAAACATATGTTCATTCTATAATTATAGCATAACACTCaagaggacaaaaaagaaaaacggacTGCTATACTTAACATGCAATGCGACATTTGTCCAAGAAATCCCTCCAGATTCTGCTCATTTGTTTCGTTGTTGAGGAGTATTTTAACAAACAGGGTGTTAGTACCCCCACTGTTAACAGTCATCCGAGAAAGGTGTAAGATGAGCAAGGGGGTGTGTCTGGACCCGATGACAACCCTCGGTTTCCCCTCTATACACACACCCCAAGAGGAGCACTATTATTTGCCCTCAAGTTACCTTAAACTTGGGCACCGGGAGATCCGTTTCTTTGTATTTGGTCCACAGGCGACCGATCCTCGGGTCTCGGACGGTGTCCACCGGCGGCATCCCCGGGTTCTGCGGAGGAGCCAGGAGCACATTGTTGTCATCCGCCTcatcactctctctctcactccgaTGGCAAGTAAACAAAGAAGCGTGAAgggcctttttctttttagatgatggAGGAGGCTGGGTCCCCCCGAGACGGAGGTCTCCTCCTCGGTTCCTCTCGCCGGCGACGGTCCACTTACGGGCATGTTGAAAGCGTGCCCATCGTAGCGAAACAGCTTGTGGGATCCCTTCTTGAGCGCCGGATCGACGATCAACTTGAAACTTCTCCAGTGGTGACTGCGCTTCTCCGCCGATCCGGGGTGACCGTCGGTGCCGTTGGCCAGCGCTGAAAGCACACACACGGGAAGGCAAAGCCGAGCTAATGTGAGGCAGCGGCGGCTAAAGCGCGGACGCTGGCTGGCTCGCTCGCTCCCGTTGCCGTTCCCACCAGTTACCCACCAGCAGCACCTTCTTCGTCCGCGACACTTCCACCAAAAACGTTACACACGCGTGACTCTGTTTTGCTCGACAAGGCAATTGCGAGGGGGGTGAAgaaagaggaggggaaaaaaaaaatcttacttgAACTCTGCTTTCTGCCATGGTCCTCGTACAATTTGTTTCTCTCCCCCGGCTTGGACATGTTTCGCCCCGATCGAGGGATTCTTTCTTGTTGAATCGGTGAGATAAAGGGGAGTCGATTTGAACCCTGATTACATTACATGGTTTAGCTGGAAGAGTGCAAGTGGCTCTTTTCTGAGCGAGAACCCGCACATATTGTGTGGCTGCTGCTCGAGTCTGTGCTGCTGTGTGGAGCTTCGGTCGGCTACGGTGAAGGTAGCTTCTTTCTGTCTCTCCCACAATACACCGCTTAGcttagtttagcttagcttagttGAGATGACGCTTGGCCCCACGTCCGAACGCCTCACGCACTTTCGCCACGACAACTTCAACCCCGTTcgttgcataaagacaaaagCGGCGTGTCAAGTAATACGCGCAGAAAATCCTGCTAAAACATAGTCATCTTCccttctgactttttcaaaaaatatatatatttttatacatgATTCCGTGTCGAGTTTGCAGTCGCAACACGTTTGTGACGAATCTGCCTCCTATCGCAATGTCCTGACAAATGTtcgataaaaaaaagtcatcagaatCGCCACCGAAATGCGAATAAAAAACATTCAACGccgatttctttgtttttactaTACAAAAATGCTATAAACGTGAGtgcatatttgaatgaaaacataAATGTAAGACGGTAGCTGATGCCTTTGATAAGTGCATCACCATAACCAAAAATACTGAAGTGTCTTTTCCCATCGCGGACGTCATCTGACGCCTTGTTTACGTTTAAGACGATTTGACTTATTTTTGGTATTTTCTACGGCCCcgcccacccaaaaaataattttgtttggcacTCCCTGCAAATAAAATCGCCAATGATATGCGAATAAACCATTTGGTTGCAGTTGACGTAGAAAGACAACaaccatttcaatatgattttaATGAAGACTGATTTGACTTGGTGTTTTGTTACACATTAATAACTTTCCGAAAATTGAAAGTGAATTTCCCTTGTTGATGAATTTAAAAAGGTTTCCATCACTTTCAATCCGCTCTGGGTATAAATCATTTTCCTGTAAAAAGccaacacacccctgttcaaatgccaggttttgtattctaagaaaaaaatacatcaagaaaatttacattttttttttctaccattaatgtgacctatttCCTGTAGAATTCAATTGggggaaaatacatttgaaagaagtaaaaataactgcttttaaactcattttaaatGGGGGTCAGCACTCTCACCACGCCACCATTTAAAGGGCCGTTTGATGAATCCGATTCATAGAGTCGAGCTTTGCCGACTTAgcttttcctgactttttttgctttctcaCAGAAGCCTGAATGTATTGCGCTAACACTGACTGGTATTTGGAACCGTTCATAATTCCCTTCGCCTTGTTTTTCAGGCCCCAGGTCCGTCCGAATAAAAATATCCCCGAGGCACGATGATGCAGCCTGCAGGCTTCGCTCCGCTGGAGCCGGATGGCGTTCATTTGGCATCGAGCAGCCAATACCTACCAGGAACTCCAGCAATTCCCTCAGCGTCGCCGTCGGCCTCTTGACGGCCTCCCGGACAAATTTTCTTCTATCAGTTTCGGAGGGACGTCCGATTCTGGGTAATGTCACCGTTGTGCCAGATTTTGATCAAGCGTTGAGGACTCTCGTCACTGTTCCGTGGCATATTTCGTGCCTTTGAAGTTATTTTGCAAACGTCTCCAGATTGACACCTGTGAACAATGACGGAAGCTCTGTGCGGATGATTCATTGCTTCGACTGTATGAGGTGACTTCAAAGATGTCGGGAAAGAACGGCAAAATTGATccgaggcactttaaatggcggcaggtgtgtgctgactccttTCCACTTAACATCATCTTGGCAcgtgattggttaattctgaacaccgTCACATCCCCACTTTTAAGAGGGAGTGTACACATACGCAACCACATGATCGaaacttcctctttttttcgtTCCACTGTCGGCCGGATCACtgaagaatatttttgaaatgattccTCATGAGCGAATGATTTTACTACATAAAAACCTGTCAATAGAATAGGGGTGTGGACTTTATATATCTGTAATATCTACAGTATATCTTCGAGATATATTAGCCACCAACTATCCAATTGCTTTTTGATACAGAACACTTTTGTGTTGCTGGTGTCTTAAATGCAGCACAGACAAATGGGAGTACTAAGTTGTTATTAACGGCTTGTTACGTGATGCCACGTTTGGATTGCGTTTATcaggattttctgttttttaggGCGCGTAagtgtgttttgtttgacattgcctgctgttttgttttttgttcttcccCCAGTGCTCGAGCAATTGGCTGGTTACCACCAGGCAGCCCGGCCAGCCAATAGGCGCACAGCAGAAAGAGGCGAAAGAGGAGCCGTCTGCTATTAGAGGGAGGCACAAGAAGTCCTTCAACACACAGCAGAGCGAGCGGGCCTGAAAGCTCTCTCTCGGCAGccattttatgaacaaaaaaacaacaacaacaaaaaaagcaaaaaaaacaaaaacaaaaaaaaaaaaaaacacagggacTTAATGGCCTACATGGGTTTCCTTTGTTCCAAAAGGGATCTTACACTCGATTTCCTCACCTCTCATGGACTATGATAAGATCCTATGATTTGCTTCCTTTGAAAGGGACTGAGAAGAAGGAAGAGAATGTACTGGATGTAATTACCCCGTGAACattttcagcctttttttttttttttttttttttgcctctgccTGGAATCATCCATCTTTGTTTTAAGCCAGGCCACACGGCATAGCTATTATCATACtagtttgctcttttttttttttaaataaatgtttgaaataaaCTTTGGGAGGGGAAGGAAAAACAGTTAACGGTCTGAATGTGTTAGAGGCCTTGTATGAGTAGCATTGAGTAAGTCCAATTTTCTCATCATCTCAAATGTTTGTAATGTGAATACGGCATGCAAGTTATTGTTGATTAAAGTGTTGTCTCCTAGAACTCAGTAAAGTTGTCTGTAATTTCTTCAAAATGTTGGTCTTTAAGATGATGAGAAGTGTTGTTGTCATTAATGGCCTTTCTACGTTGGCTACGTTGTCCCCATTAAATTGAGCACCCAACTGCTTTGATTAATGGCTCTGAACATTTTGTCCCACAACAGAAACGGATGGATTTGGGGAGAAATCTCCGGGCGGCCGCCCAGTTTTCCTTTTGAAACCACCGAATGACCTTGCTCCAAGGGCACACTGaatcctcccccccccaaacaggGCGACCCGACAGCCCCTGCAGTCAAAGGGTCGAGAGCCAGAGGAGAAGGGACTACTACGGCTGGAGATATTTACCTCAGATGCAGTGAACGGGCCTACATGACGCGGGGGCAAGAGGAACGATTTCAGCTCCATCTTCGGCTCCTCCGGCAACGTCATTAATAAGGGATGGGGGAACGGCTCCTGGAAAGGAAGGGATCCGTTAGCACAAAAAGATACCGGAGGCTCTGTCAAAATAAGCCCAAAGAGATCATGAGTGCTTCTTGCCATTGTCTCCCAGGCTGCGAATAAAGCATCTCCGACCATCAATTGTTGGGGCAAAATGCAAAccatcgctctctctctctctctccttcaaGACAGGGTAAGAGTCACCTTAAAATGCTCGACCATTAGGAATACATGTCAGCACATTCCAACTGCAAGGAAATGTGCTTtgcatttttacacttttgacttgttttgttttctttctcttttcttaAATCTACATGGAGGCATTCTCACATGTGGACACTTAACACTCGTCAAATGAGAGTCATCAGCAGCTTTCCATAGCAATTTATGTAACATCATacttttgtacagtattttgtcaaTAATGGAGACTTACAGCTGGTATTCAAAATATGTAATCCACGCCTGTCAAACGTAAAAGGAATCTTAATGGGGAGAAATCTTGGGACTTTTCACTGCTTTTCCCAACGTCCAATCGCCATTTAGGTGGCGTGTAGGTTTCAAAGTGTCGAGCAGTTTGTCGACTGTGCTCGCTCTCAAAATGGCTTCTCGCTGGGCGcgcccgcacacacacaacagaccGCAGCGCAGTCGTGCTTCAAACTGGGTGGGTGAGGAAGAGCCcttcgaggaggaggaggaggaggaggtgggggaggggAAATTCAAGACCTTTCCACACTCAAAACGGGGCGTTTTGGCGTTggcgtttctttctttctttctttcaactcCCCCTTTCATTTAACAGGCGCGGACGTACACCGTCGAGGTGAATTTGGCCAAAAGAATCGACGAAAGATGGAAATAAAAGATGGCGACGGCGAGGTCTCTCCGACTCTCCCGAAGCGGAAGGCGCGGCGGTAATCCGAGAGCTGTGGCGGGGGTTGCCTTGGCAACGCCTGGCCATATTAGGTCATGGGAAGTCTGCAGCTGTTGTCTGCTTGACTGAGATGGAAATTGAAAATAACGTCGACGGATGCCATAAAAatcccagtttaaaaaaaaaaacaaaaaaacagaatactTGTGCTCGTTTGACGCGTCTGGAGATCGGAGACGACACAAAGGTAGTCTATCGCGTTTGTGTGTCTTGACGAGCGCGTGTGAAGAGGGGCCTGCTTGTCCTGCTCGCCATGTTTATTTTGGGCATTCCGCCATTATGCAGGTCACGGGAACGTTCTTCCCCTCCCCCTCCATCGAGCCTGTCTCGCCATGGAACCCCACGCAGTCAAGAAGAAGCGTGTGGAGGCAGGTTGAACCTTTTCTTACACGAACGAGCTTCGTTTAGAGACGAGTGTGTCCATAGGCCTTGAAGAGAGAGAACAAACCTAATAATAAACGCTGGTTACATTAGTGCTGCGCCAGTCAACATTCTGGAATGTTCCACCGCGGACTGGGCTGCCGCCCTACCCCAGTCGCTCGACTTGGGCAGTTGGCTCCCTGCGTGGCCAACAAAGCCTGCGCTTTGTTCACCGCTTTGACGAAAAAGACCCGTGGATGTTATCTGTATGTCGACGGAACACTTGCTTTAGGTTACCGTGAAACTCCCCACTCCCTTTTCGGAGATGAGTAATTTTCCATAGAGCGCTCTTATTTGAATAATCAGGCTCACCAACTGGTTATGGcctcttctctctttttttttttttttttaaagccttttgACAGTTTCTTACGTGTATCTGGCACCTTTTTCCTTGTACTTCTCTGAATAATTAATCAGGAACTCTCTTTTGAAGACTCAGATTGGTAATCCCCTTTTTCAGTAGTTCTAAAATAATTGCATGtactatttatttggtttcacaTTATGTCCTGTACGTATTTGAGTATTTTAAATAAACTAGCAGTGGGAACATTAGCTGTTCTTTTGGTTTCAATTTAACAAATCTGCTCCATGTTTGAAATGTATACtgaccaaaatgtattttctagGCTGTATTGTTTAATGTAATCATTGCAAACAGTTTAAACTGCAGTTCTTGAGAATGAATGCCAAGAACATGAGAATAACTCGTCAAAATAGACTCATCTGGTCTCTTCCCTTAAAGGCACAGCTTGACAAAATCCTTGCAGCACTTCTTCACATCTAAATCAAAAATCGAATCTTGAAGGGGCCACACCGGACCGTATTTCGTTAAACTTAATAGAATAATTGCATAGGTTCATTTTCAACGAAAACAAGATAAAGTACAAGACATTTAGTAAGAGTCGAGTTGGTGTTACTCGAACATGGATGACTAAGAatttacagacaaaaaaaaaaaaaccagcaagcatatttttgttgaaattgtgACAGTAATTTAAATGCCTTGGACATTTAAGacttaatatttaaaaactatGCGACTAGGAACGTATCAATAAATTCACAATGTCTCGAGGCAGACAGCTCAATGTTGGTTTTGCTTTCTTATCGGTCAAAAGGAGATAACAGTAAAAAGTATCCATGTTTATCTTCAACTTCTCATGCCATCTCTCTCCTGCCAGAGGTTTGCCACACACTACTGACAATTTCACATTATCTCACACTGCAAGTCAGTTTGCTGCTGTCAAAGTGTCAAATATCAAATCAAAAACTCATTATAAGACGTTGAAATTaaccatttgtttttcattccacCGTTTTGGCATTATGAGCCCCAAATCTGCAATGATTAAaccaataaacaaacaacttgTTTATTATAGGATATAGACCAGGCgtttacaaacatttgtgtcatttttaaaagtggAACAGGTCATTTATGGATGaggtgggggagaaaaaagtacaaatgtgcATGTAAAATTGTCAAATATAATAAAGCATTCAtgctcattttcaaaattgtattaAAACGTATACCTTGCCTTAATTTATAGAGCgcattgggaagaaaaaaatcaaccacaataacaaagcgaTGAACATACTAAATTGAAAACAAGATGCAAAAGGtaaaataatagaaaaatgaataaaatgtactttaaacatgataaaaaaaatggacatttattttttaaccctgAAGGGGAACCTAAATCAATTTCTTTGACCAATTGTGTAATACAAATATGTAATAGTTAACTTTTATGTAATTTACAATACATTTTCCACAAGAAAAATGCAAGCTAATATTTTTGGACCGGATGAAAGAACACAGTGGGCCGTAAGTGGCCCACCGGCCATAATCTGCCCACCTCTGCTACACACTATGAGGTgtggaaatatattttcagGCACTTCCTCAAATTTCTCCAAACAATAGACAATTTTTTAATTGCATAATGATTACATGTTTTGGAACTTTTATGTCTTCAAGAGTATTTTCAAATCGCACGTGAGGCCGGATGAAACGAGCTCAGGCTACAACTTTGCCACCACTGTAGAAAaacacactttatttttttttttattttttaaatcattcaatGTTCATATAAAGAGCtgaaatgaaaccaaaatctgACATGATCTTGTGTTCGTAGCAAACCTTTCCCAGCTTCGGGGCACTTCCACACTGCGTGTCAAAACACGCATCAAGCAGAGCGTTCGTTCCGCCATCTACAAGGCCGACAAACGGAGGCCGTGCTTGACGTTGCGTTCCCACCCATCGCAATAAAGGAAGTCGCCGCAGCGcgcgggccgggccgggccgggccggggcgGGGGGCCGTCGGTACAAATGTGAGGGGGGTCATCCGTAGTCGAGTTCACGGACGGGAAGGGGAAGTGCTAAGCGCACCCAAGTGCTCAAAGATGAGGCTGGGATGCAAATCAACGTTTCCTTTTGCCGTGCGCGAGCTTCACTGAAGGAGCAGCTCGCTGCCCGACTTTTGTTTGACGAGCAGGATGACGCAAAATAAAGATGCCGGCGGCGGGAACGGCAACGCTCCGGCGGACGTGCAGCTCAAGATCGTCGTCGTGGGGGACGGAGGCTGCGGGAAAACCTCTCTCCTCATGGTGTACGCCAAAGATTACTTCCCAGAGGTAAGAACCAAATTCTCAATTTGCTCAGGTACTGGCAGACGCGGAGGCGGCCGTGATCCTGATGCTAATCACGATCGGTCTCCTTTTTCGACAGAAATATGCCCCGACCGTGTTTGAAAAATTCACCACCTCTGTGGTcctcaaaggaaaagaagtcaaGCTCAACGTGTACGACACAGcaggtgagaccaaaaaaaaagaaagctagcTCGTGGTCAGTCCTTTGCATCTAGACAATATATGGTGGATTTTTAACGCTTTCCggacattttttgctttgttaaaaCATTCTTTTTTGGAACGCAGAGGTTCTTTTAAAAATTCACAGCCCACGAAGAATGAGTGAATGACTTTCAGCGTAGTTTGGAATAATCCCCTCATTCCTTACATTCTAATCACTACAAATGCGTTTTGATACTACTAGTCTttatgtgttgctccaccgtttGTGGTCGCTATCCTTGACGTAAAGTCCTCCATGTTAACGTGGATATTTGAATTCAGCGACAGTATTCATGAGCCCATCTACGGCttttttcgttgtttttttggcaaaatAGAATTGTAAGTAAGTCCACGTGTGTTTCcctgcatttatttgtttgcttaTAACAGTGATAAATAATAGTATTTCCACtcgcccatctatggcatttcacattaCTTGTAAATGTTAGCATTCAGCAAGCAGACGTTCGTAAATACGATCAGTTCCATGAACTGTGATGCGATCACACCCACATTTGGGGAGGGTTTGTATGAGGCGGGGGGTCGATGACATTTGAAGAGAAGCGCTCGGCAATCTCGAACTCCACAGTTGAAAATTGCGTTCGGACATCGCGGTGATGTCAACGCGTCTCGTGGCGATTTGAGCTCGGTGGGCGGCTCAAAAGGGTTTGACCATTTTGTGACGGTCGCACCCTTGTTGTGATTAGCACAGaaatataaaatgagaaaaaatatcaTTGCAGGTGTGATCCAATGAATGCCAATATTTGAAACAATTTATTACGGCAGTACAATTCAAAATCGTGTATTGCGTAGCGTTATTAAACCCAGAAAAATCCGGTTCAGAAGTCCGATTCCCGCCCTCTTTCTGATTTCAACGTCATTTTGTCTCTTACATAAAATACACGtatatttcttttgtgtttcCCTTAACTTTAAGGGATAACCATCAAgattatgaagcataaaaatGTTGGCATGTTTCACTCTGTGCCCGTcttgtggctttttgtaagGTCACGTTcgctgcgactgactggcgaccagttcagggtgtcgtccaccTTTTGCCCCAAGTttgctgggatcggctccagcattcccgccgCCCGAGCGGGGATGAGCAGTTTGGCGATAAATAAAAAGATGTcacgagccgcttatcctcacaagggcggcCAGGCTCCTTCAAATGCTGCCTGTGAGGGCTGAAACTAACAATTATTTTGATAACCGCTTCATCTGTCCATTAATTGTTTTGGGATGATTTGGATTTTCaaaaattcttttttatttgcatCATTTTGTCGAAAACATTATTTCAGATTGCACAAGCATAAATGAATTACGATTCAGTTATTGGTTTGGCATAAATGTTGATTGTTATTGTGGCGGAAAAATCATCGCTCCAGAAATGCAAGAATATTTTTACTCAAGAGATTTTGAAGTTAAACATGGTCTCGAATGAATCCATCAATTATCAAATTGGTGGATTTCATTTGATAATTGATTAGTTGTGGATTCATTTTTGCACCTGTTTTGACTCTTGAACAAAAAGGAACTTTTGATATGATTCCCCGCCAACTAGGAAGTCCACCTTTTCCCGTTTTGGAGTTTCTGCTGTATTATTCATCGTGACAGAAACGGAAACCAACCATTTGCGATCTTTCCGTCCGTCCACTTTCTACCGATTTATCTTGTCGTGAACTTTTTTTGGGGCGCGCGAACGGGAGCGACGAAGGTACCGTAAGACGATGTCCGCGCTATCTATCTGTTGTAAATTGTTGCGCAGAGCCTTACATCACTGGAACCAGGAAGCCCGAGGCAGGATGTGGTTTTGTCGCGCATCTCCGCCGCCTATCTGCGTTCGCAGCCTGTCGCGCCTTCCAGTCAGTCAGCTGTCGACATTTTTGGTTGCAGGCCAGGAGGACTACGACAGGTTGCGGCCGCTTTCGTACCAGGAGGCTCATCTGATTCTGCTCTGCTTTGATGTGACCAACCCCACcagttttgacaatgtgacCATAAAGGTAAAAGATTGGAATGACGGCGCTCCGACTGAAAAAGTACGCGCGGGGTTGCGTTTACTCTGGAAACGGGAATTTCAGGTCTGGAGTGCCGCACATTCCTGTAGTTATCATTAACTCGCGGACGGTTACTTTCGGTGTGGACTTTGAGCTGAAAACCAGATTGGGAAACCATTTCTGCTTGTTGTGTGAAATATTAACCTCACTACGACTTTcatatctgggtccggaatttATGTTGAGGTTTTCGAGTGAAAGGCCACATCGTCGTGGATTTCCTACTCACGTATTCGTCTTCCGTGATAGGAGCTGCCATAcagtccatattttttttttcgggagtgcagtgaacgcaactcaaCTCAGTTCAGTTCACATTTCACGACGGGCAGGAGGGCTAAGTAGCGGTTAGTTGGTTGACCTTCCTTCATAAAAGAGGcctcaagctgtttattgccatcCCACTTGAAGtcaactgtcaaactaaacatcaaacaaagggAATTGGTTCAGTGTATATTCAAAGCAATCGCATACAGTAGCTTCGCTGGGGAGCCGGTTTGTGcacctca
This DNA window, taken from Syngnathoides biaculeatus isolate LvHL_M chromosome 17, ASM1980259v1, whole genome shotgun sequence, encodes the following:
- the rhof gene encoding rho-related GTP-binding protein RhoF isoform X1; the encoded protein is MEIENNVDGCHKNPSLKKKTKKQNTCARLTRLEIGDDTKVTGTFFPSPSIEPVSPWNPTQSRRSVWRMTQNKDAGGGNGNAPADVQLKIVVVGDGGCGKTSLLMVYAKDYFPEKYAPTVFEKFTTSVVLKGKEVKLNVYDTAGQEDYDRLRPLSYQEAHLILLCFDVTNPTSFDNVTIKWHPEVKHFCPDVPVILIGCKTDLRKDKECTRKLKTLNQAPVTYTQVRGGEGRGRPAEDQRRALPGMFGQVPGERGRRLQRGGQDGFGLPSQAKTLQEEATLRHCVTPASASVESDMAKNGCDI
- the rhof gene encoding rho-related GTP-binding protein RhoF isoform X2; translation: MEIENNVDGCHKNPSLKKKTKKQNTCARLTRLEIGDDTKVTGTFFPSPSIEPVSPWNPTQSRRSVWRMTQNKDAGGGNGNAPADVQLKIVVVGDGGCGKTSLLMVYAKDYFPEKYAPTVFEKFTTSVVLKGKEVKLNVYDTAGQEDYDRLRPLSYQEAHLILLCFDVTNPTSFDNVTIKWHPEVKHFCPDVPVILIGCKTDLRKDKECTRKLKTLNQAPVTYTQGVAAQQRTNAELYLECSAKFQENVDDVFSEAAKTALAFRRKRKHYKKKRHCAIV
- the rhof gene encoding rho-related GTP-binding protein RhoF isoform X3, whose protein sequence is MQVTGTFFPSPSIEPVSPWNPTQSRRSVWRMTQNKDAGGGNGNAPADVQLKIVVVGDGGCGKTSLLMVYAKDYFPEKYAPTVFEKFTTSVVLKGKEVKLNVYDTAGQEDYDRLRPLSYQEAHLILLCFDVTNPTSFDNVTIKWHPEVKHFCPDVPVILIGCKTDLRKDKECTRKLKTLNQAPVTYTQVRGGEGRGRPAEDQRRALPGMFGQVPGERGRRLQRGGQDGFGLPSQAKTLQEEATLRHCVTPASASVESDMAKNGCDI